The Zingiber officinale cultivar Zhangliang chromosome 10A, Zo_v1.1, whole genome shotgun sequence genome contains a region encoding:
- the LOC122027011 gene encoding exocyst complex component EXO70A1-like, whose translation MEGGRQGLESLVAARRSLRASLDKSRALGVALARAGPRLEEIQQRLPSLEAAVRPIRAERGALVAVGGHIDRAVGPAAAVLKVFDAVHGLERSLLADPLTDLPSYLAVLKRLEEALRFLSDNCGLAVQWLDDIVDYLEDNALADPRFIGILKDSLASLKSSPSLLDGGLLAAALDKLESEFRRLLAEHTTPLQMPPDTGDAPTIAAPPLPVPVINKLRSILERIIVNNRLDRCISIYIDVRGSNIRASLRGLDLDYLEIRPAEFSDVQSIEEYIDKWSRHLEFAVKHLFEAELKVCFDVFERTVPREMAESCFAEIAAQAGILAFLQFGKTVTETRKDPIKLLKLLDLFATLNKLRLDFNRLFGGKACVEIQNQTRDLIKRVIDGACEIFWELLHQVELQRNMPPPSEGSVPRLVSFVTDYCNKLLSEQYQPVLNQVLMIHKSWKQQKFQEKLLTEAILDIFKAVEANIDTWSKNYGDITLSHLFSMNTHWHLYKNLKATKLGELLGEAKLKEHEQYKDYFSAHFLRESWGKLPPLLSREGLILFSGGRAKARDLVKQRLKAFNEAFDDMYQKQSNWVISDKDLREKICQWVLHTIVPSYRSYMQNYGPLVEQDASASKYAKYTAQSLESMLGSLFQHKTGRTMSLNIRHSNGKVSNAMTNLARSASTVS comes from the coding sequence ATGGAAGGAGGTCGGCAGGGATTAGAGAGCCTGGTTGCGGCGCGGAGGTCGCTGCGGGCTAGCCTGGACAAGTCTCGAGCGCTGGGGGTCGCGCTGGCGCGTGCGGGGCCGCGATTGGAGGAGATCCAGCAGCGCCTCCCCTCCCTGGAGGCCGCCGTCCGCCCGATCCGTGCCGAACGCGGCGCGCTCGTCGCGGTCGGAGGGCATATCGACCGCGCCGTGGGTCCTGCTGCTGCTGTGCTCAAGGTGTTTGACGCCGTGCACGGCCTCGAGCGTTCGCTCCTCGCCGATCCGCTGACGGACCTCCCCTCTTACCTCGCCGTCCTTAAGCGGCTCGAGGAGGCCCTCCGCTTCCTCTCCGACAACTGCGGCCTTGCCGTTCAGTGGCTCGACGACATTGTGGACTACCTCGAGGATAACGCCCTCGCGGACCCGCGGTTCATCGGGATCCTTAAGGACTCCCTCGCGTCCCTCAAGTCTTCGCCTTCTCTGCTCGATGGCGGCCTCCTTGCTGCTGCTCTCGATAAACTCGAGTCCGAGTTCCGCCGCCTCCTGGCCGAGCACACCACGCCTCTTCAGATGCCACCCGACACCGGGGACGCACCCACCATTGCGGCGCCCCCTCTCCCTGTCCCTGTCATCAACAAGCTCCGCTCCATTCTCGAGCGGATTATCGTGAACAATCGGCTCGATCGCTGCATCTCCATCTACATCGATGTGCGAGGTTCCAATATCCGTGCCAGTCTTCGCGGACTTGACCTCGATTACCTAGAGATCAGACCTGCGGAGTTCAGTGACGTGCAGAGCATTGAAGAATACATCGACAAGTGGAGTCGCCATCTTGAATTTGCCGTCAAGCACCTCTTTGAGGCGGAACTCAAAGTCTGCTTTGATGTGTTCGAGCGCACAGTGCCTCGGGAGATGGCTGAATCTTGCTTTGCTGAGATTGCTGCACAGGCTGGGATCCTTGCGTTCCTCCAGTTTGGAAAGACTGTCACAGAAACGAGGAAGGATCCAATCAAACTTCTCAAGCTTCTCGATCTCTTTGCAACTCTAAACAAATTGAGATTGGACTTTAACCGGTTGTTTGGAGGAAAAGCCTGTGTTGAAATCCAGAATCAAACTAGGGATCTCATCAAGAGAGTGATTGATGGGGCTTGTGAGATATTTTGGGAGCTTCTTCATCAAGTAGAACTCCAAAGGAACATGCCGCCACCTTCAGAAGGATCTGTTCCTAGGTTGGTGAGCTTTGTGACTGATTACTGCAATAAACTTCTGAGCGAGCAGTATCAACCAGTCCTTAATCAGGTTTTGATGATACATAAAAGCTGGAAGCAGCAGAAGTTTCAAGAGAAGCTACTAACGGAGGCGATTCTTGATATATTTAAAGCCGTTGAGGCAAATATTGATACTTGGTCCAAGAACTATGGTGACATAACTCTTTCCCACCTTTTTTCTATGAACACACATTGGCACCTCTACAAGAACTTGAAGGCAACCAAGCTTGGGGAGTTGTTGGGTGAGGCAAAGTTGAAAGAGCATGAGCAGTACAAGGATTATTTTTCTGCACATTTCTTGAGGGAAAGCTGGGGGAAACTCCCTCCTCTGCTTAGCAGAGAAGGATTGATATTGTTCTCTGGTGGTAGAGCAAAGGCTCGGGATCTTGTGAAGCAGCGACTGAAAGCTTTCAATGAGGCCTTTGATGATATGTATCAGAAGCAGTCAAATTGGGTCATATCAGACAAGGATTTGAGGGAGAAAATATGTCAATGGGTACTGCACACAATTGTTCCTAGCTATCGGAGCTATATGCAGAATTATGGGCCTCTTGTGGAGCAAGATGCCAGTGCAAGCAAATATGCCAAGTATACTGCTCAGAGCTTGGAGTCGATGCTTGGTTCCCTTTTTCAACATAAAACCGGGAGAACAATGAGTCTCAACATAAGACACTCGAATGGAAAAGTAAGCAATGCAATGACAAACTTGGCTCGCTCTGCCTCAACTGTGAGCTGA